In Streptomyces sp. DG2A-72, one genomic interval encodes:
- a CDS encoding acyltransferase family protein, producing MFHAATPSTSGHNRTPLPPAQSPTPGAPSTGAPQRQQKQQRDAFFDNAKYLAIVLVAIGHSWEPLKADSRILEAVYSVVYSFHMPAFIVISGFFSRSFDMRPDRLKRLITGVAVPYILFETAYPLFKRVVAGDPGQEISLLDPWYLTWFLCALFIWRMTTPIWKLVRRPLPLALGIAMLASVTPEIGNDLDLQRVLQFLPYFVLGLCMKPEHFQLVRRRSVRIASVPVFAAALVVGWWAVPRMNTAWFYHRDAAQNLGAPWWAGPVMVLAMFGCSMLLTACFFAWVPRRHMWFTALGAGTLYGYLLHGFLVKAGDYQGWFDHAWLHRPLGEITVTVLAAAVVTLLCTAPVRRVFRFAMEPKMEWAFKRDAAELAREREKARSAPRDV from the coding sequence ATGTTCCACGCCGCCACGCCCTCCACCAGCGGTCACAACCGAACGCCGCTCCCCCCGGCACAGTCGCCGACACCGGGAGCGCCGAGTACGGGAGCACCGCAGAGACAGCAGAAACAGCAGCGCGACGCTTTCTTCGACAACGCCAAGTATCTGGCGATCGTGCTGGTCGCGATCGGCCACTCCTGGGAACCGCTCAAGGCCGACAGCCGGATCCTGGAAGCCGTGTACTCGGTCGTGTACTCGTTCCACATGCCGGCCTTCATCGTCATCTCCGGCTTTTTCTCGCGCAGTTTCGACATGCGCCCGGACCGGCTGAAGCGATTGATCACCGGTGTGGCGGTGCCGTACATCCTCTTCGAGACGGCCTATCCGCTCTTCAAGCGTGTCGTCGCCGGCGATCCCGGCCAGGAGATCAGTCTTCTCGACCCCTGGTATCTCACCTGGTTCCTGTGCGCGCTGTTCATCTGGCGGATGACGACCCCGATCTGGAAGCTCGTGCGCCGGCCGCTGCCGCTCGCGCTCGGCATCGCCATGCTGGCGTCGGTGACCCCGGAGATCGGCAACGACCTGGATCTGCAGCGGGTGTTGCAGTTCCTGCCGTACTTCGTGCTGGGTCTGTGCATGAAGCCCGAGCACTTCCAGCTGGTGCGCCGGCGTTCGGTGCGGATCGCGTCCGTGCCGGTGTTCGCGGCGGCCCTGGTGGTCGGCTGGTGGGCCGTGCCGCGGATGAACACCGCGTGGTTCTACCACCGTGACGCCGCGCAGAACCTGGGCGCTCCCTGGTGGGCGGGGCCGGTGATGGTGCTGGCGATGTTCGGCTGCTCGATGCTGCTGACCGCCTGCTTCTTCGCCTGGGTGCCGCGCCGCCACATGTGGTTCACGGCGCTCGGCGCGGGCACGCTGTACGGCTATCTGCTGCACGGATTCCTGGTCAAGGCCGGTGACTACCAGGGCTGGTTCGACCACGCCTGGCTGCACCGGCCGCTCGGCGAGATCACCGTGACCGTCCTCGCGGCGGCCGTCGTGACCCTGCTCTGCACGGCGCCGGTGCGGCGGGTGTTCCGGTTCGCGATGGAGCCGAAAATGGAGTGGGCGTTCAAGCGGGACGCGGCCGAGCTGGCCCGGGAACGCGAGAAGGCACGTAGCGCTCCGCGGGACGTGTAA
- a CDS encoding HD domain-containing protein, protein MTLPEVEALARAAHQDQTDKAGRPYAEHLRAVAEGVRARGGDDEQIAAAWLHDAVEDDKLSEQWLDEAALSRRTKDIVRAVTKRAGEPPEAYAARILATPGALLVKEADLAHNADPARLAVLDAATRTRLTEKYARMRALLGLKGESNGG, encoded by the coding sequence ATGACCCTCCCCGAAGTAGAAGCCCTGGCCCGCGCCGCCCACCAGGACCAGACCGACAAGGCCGGACGGCCCTACGCCGAACACCTGAGGGCCGTCGCCGAGGGCGTACGCGCGCGGGGCGGGGACGACGAGCAGATCGCGGCGGCCTGGCTGCACGACGCCGTGGAGGACGACAAGCTCTCCGAGCAGTGGCTGGACGAGGCCGCGCTGAGCCGTCGTACGAAGGACATCGTGCGCGCGGTCACCAAGCGGGCCGGGGAACCCCCCGAGGCGTACGCCGCGCGCATTCTCGCCACCCCGGGCGCCCTGCTGGTCAAGGAGGCGGACCTGGCGCACAACGCGGACCCGGCGCGGCTCGCCGTACTCGACGCGGCCACCCGCACACGACTGACCGAGAAGTACGCACGGATGCGCGCACTTCTCGGTCTGAAGGGTGAATCGAACGGCGGCTGA